Proteins from a single region of Apium graveolens cultivar Ventura chromosome 7, ASM990537v1, whole genome shotgun sequence:
- the LOC141670853 gene encoding uncharacterized protein LOC141670853, translating to MTNGIRASGFSYMSPAASVTAHSMYPIQNPNPNFYHPYQYPSLVTPLYTPPPTPTYQYTPAPTPPHVYHHIQPPTEPPYYLYTTPETTYVTTSPMLISDTTKCFLHQMDSKITQLDDKINQMRVLIEERQRSLFKDEETVTACEVSNSCPVGDVGIKMEDKMTQIIQILEKMGKSCEKSSKLVNKAILGKEVEADVSKLVKDDVLETIEDCEKSTLQKQSKETGSNMAKLLPAIPVRKVLDDYSERVFFRKAPVLMSRECVRFTFYNLREDECGKVHVVAGSSKHIYDSLFLDKGIGFVISWNCLCCDGNSCKIVCLDYISGQFDKVPRKELINWNVFFQFAIKKFMLKELFHWSCNKCRTNVHGVDCFTSPTMWFAYIRYMALLKGREIRACSPRYGLTCLYIKYEIGNSAAGLFEILPLGKVITWIKLRISCVAFQFLYQVVRCSDRILQECPVIYKTLAVELRSCGRGSMPLDFFSAMLGKVTTFSVTIIVIACELFPETRISEMIQGIIIEVVVGSEECTESALVKAYSESGQSEYTTWPTSF from the exons AtgacaaatggtatcagagctagcgGTTTCTCGTACATGTCTCCCGCCGCTAGTGTCACTGCACATTCCATGTACCCAAttcaaaaccctaaccctaatttctATCATCCCTACCAGTACCCATCCCTTGTAACTCCTCTGTACACACCACCTCCAACCCCTACATATCAGTATACACCTGCCCCAACACCTCCTCATGTTTACCATCATATTCAACCACCAACAGAACCACCGTATTATCTCTACACTACTCCCGAAACAACTTATGTTACCACATCTCCGATGCTGATTTCTGATACTACCAAGTGTTTTCTACACCAAATGGATAGCAAAATCACTCAACTGGATGACAAAATCAATCAAATGCGAGTGTTAATTGAGGAGAGGCAGAGAAGTCTGTTTAAAGATGAAGAAACTGTTACAGCTTGCGAAGTGTCAAATTCCTGTCCTGTTGGTGATGTTGGGATCAAGATGGAGGATAAAATGACTCAAATAATTCAAATTCTTGAGAAGATGGGGAAAAGCTGTGAAAAATCATCAAAGCTAGTCAATAAGGCTATATTAGGAAAAGAAGTTGAAGCAGATGTGTCCAAACTAGTTAAGGATGATGTGTTGGAAACTATTGAAGATTGTGAAAAGAGCACCCTGCAGAAACAGTCGAAGGAAACGGGCTCAAATATGGCGAAATTGTTACCTGCAATACCGGTACGCAAGGTGTTAGATGATTATTCTGAGAGAGTATTTTTCCGAAAAGCTCCAGTGCTGATGTCCCGAGAGTGTGTTAGGTTTACGTTTTATAATCTTCGTGAAGATGAGTGTGGCAAGGTTCATGTCGTAGCTGGAAGTAGTAAACACATATATGATTCACTATTTCTTGATAAGGGTATTGGATTTGTCATTTCATGGAATTGTTTGTGCTGTGATGGTAATTCGTGTAAGATTGTTTGTTTAGATTATATTTCTGGTCAATTTGATAAAGTACCCCGGAAAGAACTTATTAACTGGAATGTTTTCTTTCAATTTGCGATTAAAAAATTCATGCTTAAGGAATTATTTCATTGGTCTTGTAATAAGTGTCGAACTAATGTTCATGGAGTTGACTGCTTTACAAGCCCCACCATGTGGTTTGCATATATTAGATATATGGCCTTGTTGAAGGGTCGAGAAATTCGTGCTTGTTCACCAAGATACGGTCTCACTTGTTTATACATCAAATATGAGATTGGGAATTCAGCAGCGGGTTTATTTGAGATTCTGCCATTAGGCAAAGTTATTACTTGGATTAAATTGCGAATATCTTGTGTAGCATTTCAATTTTTATACCAGGTTGTAAGGTGTTCTGATAGGATACTGCAAGAATGCCCAGTAATATATAAGACTTTAGCCGTGGAATTACGTTCTTGTGGGAGAG GTTCAATGCCTTTGGATTTTTTCTCTGCAATGTTGGGGAAGGTAACTACTTTTTCTGTGACCATCATTGTTATTGCATGTGAATTGTTTCCAGAAACACGAATCAGTGAGATGATTCAAGGTATTATAATTGAAGTTGTCGTTGGATCAGAAGAATGCACTGAATCAGCATTGGTTAAAGCGTACTCAGAATCTGGTCAATCTGAGTATACCACATGGCCCACATCTTTTTAG